A portion of the Natronococcus sp. AD-5 genome contains these proteins:
- a CDS encoding biotin transporter BioY — translation METERNTVDLVEGDVVRSFARAALLAALLGASAPVSIPIPLSPAPITLQVLFVFLAGLLLGPVWGVVSMLLYLTAGAVGLPVFAGMEAGIGVLVAHTAGYLWSYPIAALLIGLIVHRGTDLRDPADVSTPVIVGSLVIATAVIYAMGVGYMSWLLDLELWEATTMGALPFLPGEILKIAAAVAIVKSGRIDPIRS, via the coding sequence ATGGAAACGGAACGGAACACCGTCGACCTCGTCGAGGGAGACGTCGTTCGCTCGTTCGCTCGAGCGGCCCTGCTCGCGGCCCTGCTCGGCGCGTCGGCACCGGTATCGATACCGATTCCGCTGTCTCCGGCGCCGATCACGCTGCAGGTACTGTTCGTCTTCCTCGCCGGACTCTTGCTCGGTCCGGTCTGGGGAGTCGTCTCGATGCTGCTGTATCTCACAGCCGGTGCGGTCGGTCTTCCGGTCTTCGCGGGGATGGAGGCCGGCATCGGCGTACTGGTCGCGCACACGGCCGGCTACCTCTGGTCGTATCCGATAGCCGCGCTGCTGATCGGGCTGATCGTCCACCGCGGCACCGACCTGCGGGATCCCGCCGACGTCTCGACTCCGGTCATCGTCGGTTCGCTGGTGATCGCGACGGCGGTCATCTACGCGATGGGCGTCGGCTACATGTCCTGGTTGCTCGACCTGGAGCTCTGGGAGGCGACCACGATGGGCGCACTCCCGTTTCTCCCCGGCGAGATCCTGAAGATCGCCGCCGCGGTCGCGATCGTCAAGAGCGGACGGATCGACCCGATCCGGTCGTAG
- a CDS encoding energy-coupling factor ABC transporter ATP-binding protein, with the protein MIEFRSVSFGFDDVRVLEGVLLSVPDGEFVVLAGANGSGKTTLLRHCNGLLTPDEGAVLVDGTDVEDDLIAARTSVGMVFQHPRDQFVAATVGADVAFGPENLGLERDEIDRRVENALAAVNLAGREDERIDQLSGGEQSRVAIAGALAMEPTHLVLDEPFTGLDEPARRSVLSRLEALAAAGTGVLLATHDLRDVLGLADRVVAMSDGRVVVDDPPETAVERLGSLEVRVPRDRRTVR; encoded by the coding sequence ATGATCGAGTTTCGATCCGTCTCGTTCGGCTTCGACGATGTTCGGGTGCTCGAGGGCGTCTTGCTCTCCGTTCCGGACGGCGAGTTCGTCGTCCTCGCGGGCGCCAACGGCAGCGGAAAGACGACGCTGCTGCGCCACTGCAACGGCCTGCTGACGCCGGACGAGGGCGCGGTTCTCGTCGACGGAACCGACGTCGAGGACGACCTGATCGCCGCGCGCACGAGCGTCGGCATGGTCTTCCAGCACCCCCGCGACCAGTTCGTCGCCGCGACCGTCGGCGCCGACGTCGCCTTCGGCCCGGAGAACCTCGGCCTCGAGCGCGACGAGATCGACCGCCGCGTCGAAAACGCGCTCGCGGCCGTGAACCTGGCGGGACGCGAGGACGAGCGGATCGACCAGCTTTCGGGCGGCGAGCAGTCCCGCGTGGCCATCGCCGGCGCGCTCGCGATGGAGCCGACCCACCTCGTGCTCGACGAACCCTTCACCGGCCTCGACGAGCCGGCCCGTCGATCGGTGCTCTCGCGACTTGAGGCGCTGGCCGCCGCCGGCACCGGAGTCCTGCTCGCGACCCACGACCTCCGGGACGTGCTCGGGCTCGCGGACCGCGTGGTCGCGATGTCCGACGGACGAGTCGTCGTCGACGATCCGCCCGAAACTGCCGTCGAACGACTCGGGAGCCTCGAGGTTCGCGTCCCTCGAGACCGGAGGACGGTTCGGTGA
- a CDS encoding energy-coupling factor transporter transmembrane component T family protein: MLTYEPDDTTVHRLDPRAKLAVQIGFAATALAHATPRALVALSGLTAVVLLAARVRLRRTLYAYRFALVVLALGPIVAAATLGPPWIDLDAGFTTALASYRVLLVLLVSAAYVRTTPVRHSRAAIQRTIPGKPGQLLGIGVALVFRFLPVLQTDMRTVRDAMAARLGTERRAVDRLTTLGLLGLSRTFDRADRLALALQARCFSWNPTLPPLSFSRRDVPVLSLSVVLLLTAFV, translated from the coding sequence ATGCTGACCTACGAACCCGACGACACGACCGTCCACCGGCTCGATCCGCGGGCCAAGCTCGCGGTCCAGATCGGCTTCGCCGCGACCGCACTCGCGCACGCGACGCCGCGCGCGCTGGTCGCCCTTTCCGGGCTGACCGCGGTCGTGCTGCTCGCCGCTCGAGTGCGACTGCGCAGGACGCTCTACGCCTATCGGTTCGCGCTGGTCGTGCTCGCGCTCGGTCCGATCGTCGCGGCGGCGACGCTGGGGCCGCCCTGGATCGACCTCGACGCCGGTTTCACCACCGCGCTGGCGAGCTACCGGGTCCTGCTCGTCCTGCTCGTCAGCGCCGCCTACGTCCGGACGACGCCGGTTCGTCACTCTCGAGCCGCGATCCAGCGGACGATCCCCGGAAAGCCCGGCCAGCTGCTCGGGATCGGCGTCGCGCTCGTCTTCCGGTTCCTTCCCGTGCTCCAGACGGATATGCGGACCGTCCGCGACGCGATGGCCGCGCGACTCGGGACCGAACGGAGGGCCGTCGATCGGCTCACGACGCTCGGGCTACTTGGCCTCTCGCGGACGTTCGACCGGGCCGACCGGCTCGCGCTCGCGCTCCAGGCCCGCTGCTTCTCGTGGAATCCGACCCTCCCGCCGCTGTCGTTCTCTCGGCGCGACGTGCCCGTACTGAGTCTCTCGGTCGTCTTGCTCCTGACCGCGTTCGTGTGA
- a CDS encoding IclR family transcriptional regulator produces MTDTPRPVKTTKTSLALVRAVRDSDGATLSDLADRLDLAKSTVHNHLHTLVDEGFLVREGETYHVGLQFLPFGEHARNRNSLYAPARRRVYALAEQTGNEADFIVEENGRTYSLEYAIGESTRGKLSESSPFRAGNRFYAHNCASGKAMLAAMSEDRVRSIVDRWGLPPTTDRTITDEAALFEKLEAVRRRGFAVNDEELIDGYRSIGAAITSPDGKVVGAFSVGGPTYRMAVDDETTEAIGRLLLDEIDALKTELF; encoded by the coding sequence ATGACGGACACCCCGCGCCCGGTCAAGACGACGAAAACGTCGCTCGCGCTCGTTCGCGCGGTTCGCGACAGCGACGGGGCGACGTTGAGCGACCTGGCCGACCGCCTCGACCTGGCGAAGAGCACCGTTCACAACCACCTGCACACGCTGGTTGACGAAGGGTTCCTCGTTCGCGAGGGCGAGACCTACCACGTCGGCCTCCAGTTTCTCCCGTTCGGTGAGCACGCGCGAAATCGGAACTCGCTGTACGCACCGGCTCGGCGGCGCGTGTACGCCCTCGCCGAGCAGACGGGCAACGAAGCCGACTTCATCGTCGAGGAGAACGGCCGGACGTACTCGCTCGAGTACGCGATCGGCGAGTCGACCCGCGGGAAACTGTCGGAGTCGAGTCCGTTCCGCGCAGGCAATCGATTTTACGCGCACAACTGCGCTTCGGGCAAGGCCATGCTGGCGGCGATGTCCGAGGACCGCGTCCGCTCGATCGTCGACCGCTGGGGGCTACCGCCCACGACCGATCGCACGATAACCGACGAAGCGGCGCTGTTCGAGAAACTCGAGGCGGTCCGACGCCGCGGCTTCGCGGTCAACGACGAGGAACTGATCGACGGGTATCGGTCGATCGGAGCAGCGATAACGAGTCCGGACGGCAAGGTCGTCGGCGCGTTCTCCGTCGGTGGGCCGACGTACCGCATGGCCGTCGACGATGAGACGACCGAGGCGATCGGTCGCCTGTTACTGGACGAGATCGACGCGCTGAAAACTGAACTGTTCTGA
- a CDS encoding aldehyde dehydrogenase family protein, translating into MSQQTAARPDRHYIGGEWTDGAGAETFESENPATGETLRTFHRGTEADVDAALAAAEDAREEWRELSHIDRAEYLWDIYHELRERTDELGEIVTKECGKEISEGKADVVEAAHMVEWAAGNARHPHGDVVPSEIGSKDAYMRRKPRGVIGCITPWNFPVAIPFWHMAVSLVEGNTVVWKPAEQTPWCAQIVAEMFEDAGLPDGVFNMVQGFGDAGAAIVDDPRVDAVLFTGSAEVGQEVARSVAEQPGKLAACEMGGKNAVVVTDEADLDTAVHSAVMSSFKTTGQRCVSAERLIVHEDVYDEFKTRFVDIAENVAIGDPLAEDTFMGPLVEGEHKEKVLEYNELARSEDVDVLVDRDELGGDEIPDGHEDGHWVGPFVYEADHDADLRCTQEEVFGPHVALVEYSGDVEDAVEIHNDTDYGLAGAIISENYREINYYRDNAAVGLAYGNLPCIGAEVHLPFGGVNKSGNGYPSGREVIEAVTERTAWTLNNSDEIEMAQGLSADVTTRDD; encoded by the coding sequence ATGAGTCAGCAGACGGCAGCCCGGCCCGACCGACACTACATCGGCGGCGAGTGGACAGACGGCGCGGGTGCCGAGACGTTCGAGAGCGAGAACCCGGCGACCGGCGAGACGCTTCGGACCTTCCACCGCGGGACCGAGGCCGACGTCGACGCCGCCCTCGCGGCCGCGGAAGACGCTCGGGAGGAGTGGCGCGAGCTGTCCCACATCGACCGCGCGGAGTACCTCTGGGACATCTACCACGAACTGCGCGAGCGGACGGACGAACTCGGCGAGATCGTCACGAAGGAGTGCGGCAAGGAGATTTCGGAGGGCAAGGCCGACGTCGTCGAGGCCGCCCACATGGTCGAGTGGGCCGCCGGCAACGCCCGCCACCCCCACGGTGACGTCGTCCCTTCCGAAATCGGAAGCAAGGACGCGTACATGCGCCGCAAGCCTCGCGGCGTCATCGGCTGTATCACGCCCTGGAACTTCCCGGTCGCGATCCCGTTCTGGCACATGGCCGTCTCGCTGGTCGAGGGGAACACCGTCGTCTGGAAGCCCGCCGAACAGACGCCGTGGTGCGCCCAGATCGTCGCCGAGATGTTCGAGGACGCCGGCCTCCCCGATGGCGTGTTCAACATGGTGCAGGGCTTCGGCGACGCCGGCGCCGCGATCGTCGACGATCCGCGCGTCGACGCCGTCCTCTTTACCGGCTCGGCCGAGGTCGGCCAGGAGGTCGCCCGCTCCGTCGCCGAACAGCCCGGCAAGCTCGCGGCCTGCGAGATGGGCGGCAAGAACGCGGTCGTCGTCACCGACGAGGCCGACCTCGACACGGCCGTCCACTCGGCCGTGATGAGTTCGTTCAAGACGACCGGCCAGCGCTGCGTCTCGGCCGAGCGCCTGATCGTCCACGAGGACGTCTACGACGAGTTCAAAACGCGGTTCGTCGACATTGCCGAGAACGTCGCCATCGGCGACCCGCTGGCGGAAGACACCTTCATGGGGCCGCTGGTCGAAGGCGAGCACAAGGAGAAAGTCCTCGAGTACAACGAACTCGCTCGGAGCGAAGACGTCGACGTGCTCGTCGACCGCGACGAACTGGGCGGCGACGAGATTCCGGACGGTCACGAGGACGGTCACTGGGTCGGGCCGTTCGTCTACGAGGCCGATCACGACGCGGACCTCCGCTGTACGCAGGAGGAGGTCTTCGGCCCCCACGTCGCGCTCGTGGAGTACTCCGGGGACGTCGAGGACGCCGTCGAGATCCACAACGATACCGACTACGGCCTGGCGGGTGCGATCATCTCCGAAAATTACCGTGAAATCAACTACTACCGTGACAACGCGGCGGTCGGACTCGCATACGGCAACCTGCCGTGTATCGGCGCGGAGGTCCACCTGCCGTTCGGCGGGGTCAACAAGTCCGGCAACGGTTACCCGAGCGGCCGCGAAGTGATCGAAGCCGTCACCGAGCGCACCGCCTGGACGCTGAACAACTCCGACGAGATCGAGATGGCACAGGGACTCTCCGCGGACGTCACGACCAGAGACGACTGA
- a CDS encoding helix-turn-helix domain-containing protein has product MGSTSSTTTATGTTDGTRLTLEIWHPDCWGLQATEAVDAGLLVHTVHRTVKKTVKGHFTVYADTTAQLDEFVAFADESPLTHSTVELGQRPTGTAPNPGNATRELFVEYEPEHSISDTLVSQGFIHDASVRVEGGVEHWPVFVADGRARVRDRLETIRAETDAEITISKIVSTGGDSSGISDRTDRLTPRQRDAFELARERNYYAWPREISTRELADELGVSKTTLLEHLRKAEAKLLNPDVD; this is encoded by the coding sequence ATGGGTAGTACGAGTTCGACGACGACAGCGACGGGGACGACGGACGGCACGCGACTCACCCTCGAGATCTGGCATCCGGACTGCTGGGGCCTGCAGGCGACCGAGGCGGTCGACGCCGGCCTGCTCGTCCACACCGTCCACCGGACCGTCAAGAAGACCGTCAAGGGACATTTCACCGTCTACGCCGACACGACGGCGCAACTCGACGAGTTCGTCGCGTTCGCCGACGAGTCGCCGCTGACGCACTCGACGGTCGAACTGGGACAGCGACCGACCGGCACCGCACCGAACCCGGGCAACGCGACCCGCGAACTGTTCGTCGAGTACGAGCCCGAACACAGCATCAGCGATACGCTCGTCTCCCAAGGGTTCATCCACGACGCCTCGGTTCGCGTCGAGGGCGGCGTCGAACACTGGCCGGTCTTCGTCGCCGACGGCCGCGCCCGCGTTCGGGATCGGCTCGAGACCATCCGGGCCGAGACCGACGCCGAGATCACGATCAGCAAGATCGTTTCGACCGGCGGGGATTCGTCGGGTATTTCCGATCGAACCGACCGCCTCACGCCGCGTCAGCGGGACGCGTTCGAACTCGCCCGCGAACGCAACTACTACGCCTGGCCCCGCGAGATTAGCACGCGCGAACTCGCGGACGAACTCGGCGTCTCGAAGACGACGCTGCTCGAACACCTCCGGAAAGCCGAGGCCAAGCTTCTCAACCCCGACGTCGACTGA
- a CDS encoding proline dehydrogenase family protein, with protein MIPPIASRFVAGTTASGALDHVADCNETGLGGIVNLLGEHYHDREPADEDADVYCRLVSQLAARDLNGSVSVKPSQIGIDVGPDVFAENFDRIVEAAADDVFVWCDMEDHTTTDTTLDVVEAAAQDRPHGVGVAIQANLKRTRDDLRRLADVPAAVRLVKGAYDEPSSIAYDTKAEVNEAYEEHLEYLFREFDRGVAVGSHDPAMLETAVDLHGEYGTPFEIQMLMGVREDAQRDLAARGYEVNQYVPYGDKWMQYFYRRVRERKENALFALRAVVGV; from the coding sequence ATGATCCCCCCGATCGCTAGCCGATTCGTCGCCGGCACGACCGCGTCCGGCGCGCTGGATCACGTTGCGGACTGCAACGAAACGGGACTGGGCGGTATCGTGAACCTCCTCGGCGAACACTACCACGACCGCGAGCCCGCGGACGAGGACGCCGACGTGTACTGTCGTCTCGTTTCCCAACTGGCCGCTCGCGACCTGAACGGAAGCGTCTCGGTCAAACCGTCCCAGATCGGCATCGACGTCGGTCCCGACGTTTTCGCGGAGAATTTCGACCGGATCGTCGAGGCCGCGGCCGACGACGTATTCGTCTGGTGCGACATGGAAGACCACACGACGACCGACACGACCCTCGACGTCGTCGAAGCGGCGGCGCAGGACCGCCCTCACGGCGTCGGCGTCGCCATCCAGGCGAACCTCAAGCGCACGCGCGACGACCTGCGTCGCCTGGCCGACGTTCCCGCGGCGGTTCGCCTGGTGAAAGGCGCCTACGACGAACCGTCGTCGATCGCGTACGATACGAAGGCCGAGGTCAACGAGGCCTACGAGGAGCACCTCGAGTACCTGTTCCGGGAGTTCGATCGCGGCGTCGCCGTCGGGAGCCACGACCCGGCGATGCTCGAGACCGCGGTCGACCTCCACGGGGAGTACGGGACGCCGTTCGAGATTCAGATGCTCATGGGGGTCCGCGAGGACGCTCAACGCGACCTCGCCGCGAGGGGCTACGAGGTCAACCAGTACGTTCCCTACGGCGACAAGTGGATGCAGTACTTCTACCGGCGCGTCCGCGAGCGCAAGGAGAACGCGCTGTTCGCGCTTCGCGCCGTCGTCGGCGTCTGA
- a CDS encoding sodium/proline symporter: protein MAGDGIAGSAGIWVLGTFATYLLVLLGIGLYSSQLMDTIDDYVIGGRSVGPVVTGFSERASEMSGWLTLGVPSDAFGTGVMAFYNGLGMIPADLFAWAGLAKRLRKYTEIVKAVTLPTFFETRLQDETGLVKGVSAFVLMIFEGGYVGAQIVAAGTLLEVLTGVEPLVGILAGGVIVVGYTILGGYFAVAWSDYFQGAIILIAFIILPVLAFTNYGLPFDQLASVGSSYTSVTAGMTGWAAIFGIISYAAIGLGIPGNPHVMVRFMGINEVKNIRLAAMVAQLFMFVAYIGAGFVGLYALVAFGQGGIDDPNNVMPMLTLEFFPGAIAGIILAAALAAMMSSADSQLLVATSAIVEDVYHGYINPNASQAKLVRYSQLVTLVLGAASIAFAYLARDTPIYTLVLDYAWGGLGAAIGPTLIAALWWKRVTAEGSVASMIVGTTTMILWTQLSTVIAAVGLSGAVESSPFFEGLAGVYGLFPAFVLSTATLVVVSLATRPPEGVDDHFDVFDKPLSALSSSDRPAGTPDYVTDGGRDVGPKAVTETDNIRAHVAASDYWEEGDE from the coding sequence ATGGCCGGTGACGGAATCGCCGGCTCGGCCGGTATCTGGGTCCTCGGGACGTTCGCGACGTATCTCCTCGTCCTCCTCGGGATCGGGCTGTACTCCTCTCAGCTCATGGACACCATCGACGACTACGTCATCGGCGGCCGGAGCGTCGGTCCCGTCGTCACGGGCTTTTCCGAGCGCGCCTCCGAGATGAGCGGCTGGCTGACGCTCGGCGTGCCCAGCGACGCCTTCGGTACGGGCGTGATGGCCTTCTACAACGGGCTCGGCATGATCCCCGCCGACCTGTTCGCGTGGGCCGGGCTCGCGAAGCGCCTCCGGAAGTACACGGAGATCGTGAAAGCGGTCACCCTGCCGACGTTCTTCGAGACGCGCCTGCAGGACGAGACCGGACTCGTCAAGGGGGTCTCCGCGTTCGTCCTGATGATCTTCGAAGGCGGCTACGTGGGCGCCCAGATCGTCGCCGCCGGGACGCTGCTCGAGGTCCTTACCGGCGTCGAGCCGCTGGTCGGCATCCTCGCGGGCGGCGTTATCGTCGTCGGATACACTATCCTCGGCGGCTACTTCGCCGTCGCCTGGTCCGACTACTTCCAGGGTGCGATCATCCTGATCGCGTTTATCATCCTGCCGGTGCTCGCCTTCACCAACTACGGGCTCCCGTTCGACCAACTCGCGTCCGTCGGGAGTTCGTACACGAGCGTTACGGCCGGAATGACCGGCTGGGCGGCCATCTTCGGTATTATCAGCTACGCCGCTATCGGGCTCGGCATCCCCGGAAACCCCCACGTGATGGTTCGATTTATGGGAATCAACGAGGTGAAGAACATCCGTCTCGCGGCGATGGTCGCTCAGCTGTTCATGTTCGTCGCCTACATCGGCGCCGGCTTCGTCGGGCTGTACGCGCTGGTCGCCTTCGGCCAGGGCGGCATCGACGACCCGAACAACGTCATGCCGATGCTCACGCTCGAGTTCTTCCCCGGCGCCATCGCGGGGATCATCCTGGCGGCGGCCCTCGCCGCGATGATGTCCAGCGCCGACTCGCAGCTGCTGGTCGCGACCAGCGCCATCGTCGAGGACGTCTACCACGGGTATATTAATCCGAACGCGAGCCAAGCGAAGCTCGTCCGGTACTCGCAGCTCGTGACGCTCGTACTCGGCGCGGCGAGCATCGCCTTCGCGTACCTGGCGAGAGACACGCCCATCTACACGCTCGTGCTCGACTACGCCTGGGGCGGTCTCGGGGCGGCTATCGGTCCGACGCTCATCGCGGCGCTGTGGTGGAAACGAGTCACCGCCGAGGGCTCCGTCGCGAGCATGATCGTCGGAACCACGACGATGATCCTGTGGACCCAGCTGTCGACCGTCATCGCGGCGGTCGGACTCTCGGGAGCGGTCGAGAGCTCGCCGTTCTTCGAGGGTCTCGCCGGTGTCTACGGCCTCTTCCCGGCGTTCGTCCTCTCGACGGCGACGCTCGTCGTCGTCTCGCTGGCCACGCGCCCGCCGGAGGGCGTCGACGATCACTTCGACGTGTTCGACAAACCGCTCTCGGCGCTCTCGAGCAGCGATAGGCCAGCGGGGACTCCGGATTACGTCACCGACGGCGGCCGCGACGTCGGACCGAAGGCCGTCACGGAGACCGACAACATTCGCGCGCACGTCGCCGCCAGCGACTACTGGGAGGAGGGCGACGAGTAG
- a CDS encoding class I SAM-dependent methyltransferase: MEVPCVRVEREAGEATRSALADADLIDDDYEITVEDGWLYIPVTDPDAASSEHAVVRRTVSERETQTTPADLLAFDPSYERLGEAALIDEDDDERARAIADAILESDLPVGTVLNKASKVKGETRVRDWDVLAGEDTEVVHREYGCEFALDLAAVYFSPRLATERHRVSEQVAAGERAFDMFAGVGPFVIPFAKRGAECVGVDVNETAIDYLRENARRNDVEDRVTAICADVREVAADYENWADRLVMNLPHSAGAFLESAVAIAGDDCVLHYYDIQHEDDPFGPGERAIREAAEPEYDVTVETRHTVRSYAPHELNVCLDVRLRR; encoded by the coding sequence ATGGAGGTGCCGTGCGTCCGCGTCGAGCGCGAGGCAGGCGAAGCGACGCGATCCGCCCTCGCCGACGCGGACCTGATCGACGACGACTACGAGATCACCGTCGAGGACGGCTGGCTCTACATTCCGGTCACCGATCCCGACGCGGCGTCGAGCGAGCACGCGGTCGTTCGGCGCACCGTCTCCGAGCGCGAGACGCAGACGACCCCCGCCGACCTGCTCGCGTTCGACCCGTCCTACGAACGGCTCGGCGAGGCCGCGCTCATCGACGAGGACGACGACGAGCGCGCGCGAGCGATCGCCGACGCCATCCTCGAGTCGGATCTCCCCGTGGGGACGGTGCTGAACAAGGCCTCGAAGGTGAAAGGCGAGACGCGGGTGCGCGACTGGGACGTCCTCGCCGGCGAGGACACCGAGGTCGTCCACCGCGAGTACGGCTGCGAGTTCGCCCTCGATCTCGCGGCGGTGTACTTCTCGCCGCGGCTCGCGACCGAGCGCCACCGCGTCAGCGAACAGGTCGCGGCGGGTGAGCGAGCCTTCGATATGTTCGCCGGCGTCGGCCCGTTCGTGATCCCGTTCGCGAAACGCGGCGCAGAGTGCGTCGGCGTCGACGTCAACGAGACCGCGATCGACTACCTTCGCGAGAACGCGCGCCGGAACGACGTCGAGGATCGAGTGACCGCCATCTGTGCCGACGTGCGGGAGGTCGCGGCCGACTACGAGAACTGGGCCGACCGCCTCGTCATGAACCTGCCGCACAGCGCCGGCGCGTTCCTCGAGTCCGCGGTCGCGATCGCGGGCGACGACTGCGTGCTCCACTACTACGACATCCAGCACGAGGACGACCCGTTCGGTCCCGGCGAGCGAGCGATCCGCGAGGCCGCCGAACCCGAGTACGACGTGACCGTCGAGACTCGCCACACGGTCCGCTCGTACGCGCCCCACGAGCTGAACGTCTGTCTGGACGTCCGACTCAGGCGATAA
- a CDS encoding helix-turn-helix transcriptional regulator, with protein sequence MEPTPESRDEILEALTEEPRTKPELVAASSVSRSTIDRRLAELTNEGYVEPVDSSYRLTEIGRLALRERRAYRSHMETLEAAAPVLDPVAPGSVEMAFLRGATVETADSRAPWKVLETSREIVADASALSGTAPAVVPTILDSLQEGVEHGGLTCEFVMDEQLYESFDERELELVREIVEADGGRLLVTSLSDSYAIWLTNGDDGAYAGLTVYDNGGPRGVIFNDDPDAIAWAREQYRERRAAADVVWEFG encoded by the coding sequence ATGGAACCGACACCCGAGAGCAGAGACGAGATACTCGAGGCGCTGACCGAAGAGCCGCGCACGAAACCCGAACTCGTCGCCGCCTCGTCGGTCTCGCGGTCGACGATCGATCGCCGGCTCGCCGAACTGACGAACGAGGGGTACGTCGAGCCCGTCGACTCGAGCTACCGGCTCACCGAGATCGGTCGCCTCGCCCTCCGGGAGCGGCGGGCCTACCGATCCCACATGGAGACGCTCGAGGCGGCGGCCCCGGTGCTCGACCCGGTCGCGCCGGGATCCGTCGAGATGGCGTTTCTCCGCGGCGCGACCGTCGAGACGGCGGATTCGCGCGCCCCGTGGAAGGTTCTCGAGACGAGTCGCGAGATCGTCGCGGACGCGAGCGCGCTGTCCGGGACGGCTCCGGCCGTCGTTCCGACGATCCTCGATAGCCTGCAGGAGGGCGTCGAACACGGGGGACTGACGTGCGAGTTCGTCATGGACGAGCAACTGTACGAGTCGTTCGACGAACGCGAACTGGAACTGGTCCGGGAGATCGTCGAAGCCGACGGCGGGCGGCTGCTGGTGACGTCGCTCTCCGACTCCTACGCGATTTGGCTCACGAACGGTGACGACGGTGCGTACGCCGGGTTGACGGTGTACGACAACGGCGGTCCGCGCGGCGTCATTTTCAACGACGATCCCGACGCGATCGCCTGGGCGCGCGAGCAGTACCGCGAGCGACGGGCGGCGGCGGACGTCGTGTGGGAATTCGGCTGA
- the dph5 gene encoding diphthine synthase, producing the protein MLTFIGLGLYDERSITVEGREAVRDADRVYAEFYTSKLLGTTVEELESAHGVTIDVRIRAGVEQQPEDILEAAEREDIAFLTAGDTMISTTHVDLRLRAHDRGIETRVIHGVTAQTAASALTGLQNYRFGKATTLPFPYAHGAEGLPASVTETIADNRADGLHTVVYLDIKADRDEYMSADVGAELLAEAYPDLVGVVVARAGSPDPLVAAGTMTELAERSFGDPLHLLVIPGECHLLEADALVELAGADRGTLDIV; encoded by the coding sequence ATGCTCACGTTCATCGGACTCGGGCTCTACGACGAGCGGTCGATCACCGTCGAGGGGCGGGAGGCGGTTCGCGACGCCGACCGGGTGTACGCCGAGTTCTACACCAGCAAGCTGCTCGGAACGACCGTCGAGGAACTCGAGTCCGCGCACGGCGTGACGATCGACGTCCGGATTCGGGCCGGCGTCGAACAGCAGCCCGAGGACATCCTCGAGGCGGCCGAACGGGAGGACATAGCGTTCCTGACCGCGGGGGACACGATGATCTCGACGACCCACGTCGACCTCCGGCTTCGCGCGCACGATCGGGGCATCGAGACCCGAGTGATTCACGGCGTGACAGCACAGACGGCCGCCAGCGCGCTGACCGGGCTCCAGAACTATCGATTCGGAAAGGCGACGACGCTGCCGTTCCCGTACGCCCACGGGGCCGAGGGGCTCCCGGCGAGCGTCACGGAGACCATCGCCGACAACCGCGCGGACGGCCTGCACACGGTCGTCTACCTCGATATCAAGGCGGATCGCGACGAGTACATGTCCGCCGACGTCGGCGCCGAACTCCTCGCGGAGGCGTACCCCGACCTCGTCGGCGTCGTCGTCGCCCGCGCCGGCAGCCCCGACCCGCTCGTCGCGGCCGGCACGATGACCGAACTCGCCGAGCGCTCGTTCGGCGACCCGCTTCACCTGCTCGTGATCCCCGGCGAGTGTCACCTGCTCGAGGCCGACGCGCTGGTCGAACTCGCCGGTGCGGACAGGGGCACCCTCGATATCGTCTGA